A portion of the Anoplopoma fimbria isolate UVic2021 breed Golden Eagle Sablefish chromosome 15, Afim_UVic_2022, whole genome shotgun sequence genome contains these proteins:
- the LOC129103348 gene encoding LOW QUALITY PROTEIN: claudin-20 (The sequence of the model RefSeq protein was modified relative to this genomic sequence to represent the inferred CDS: inserted 1 base in 1 codon), with the protein MASTGMQIFGFVLALLGIMGAMVATLLPNWKVSADVGSNIITAISQMQGLWMDCTWYSTGMFSCTLKYSVLSLPAYLQTARTTMVLCCVMAAMGLCLASLGLKCTRWGGGRRSKRHAAIASGXCFVAAGFLCLVPASWFTNEVITNFLDSSVPESNKFEPGGAVYVAFVSAGFLFVGGSIFCMSCSGKRHGPQDLILLPPPDKLLLQQQQQQQLLQQELQHQYCSLSPLDNKTGYSLQDYV; encoded by the exons ATGGCATCCACGGGCATGCAGATATTTGGATTTGTCCTAGCGCTGTTGGGAATCATGGGCGCCATGGTGGCCACGCTGCTGCCCAACTGGAAGGTCAGCGCAGATGTGGGCTCCAACATCATCACGGCGATTTCCCAGATGCAGGGTCTGTGGATGGACTGCACATGGTACAGCACAGGCATGTTCAGTTGCACGCTTAAGTATTCAGTGCTTTCCCTACCTGCGTACTTGCAGACTGCCCGCACCACTATGGTGCTCTGCTGCGTAATGGCTGCCATGGGCCTCTGCCTCGCTTCCCTGGGACTAAAATGCACACGTTGGGGAGGTGGACGGCGTTCCAAGCGGCACGCTGCGATTGCCAGTG GGTGCTTCGTCGCTGCCGGCTTTCTGTGTCTGGTGCCTGCTTCCTGGTTTACCAACGAGGTCATCACCAACTTCCTGGACTCCTCTGTGCCCGAGAGCAATAAGTTTGAGCCTGGGGGTGCTGTGTACGTAGCCTTTGTTTCAGCAGGATTCCTCTTTGTTGGGGGGTCCATCTTCTGTATGTCGTGCTCGGGTAAAAGGCATGGCCCCCAGGACCTGATCCTGCTCCCTCCCCCGGACAAATTgcttctccagcagcagcaacagcaacagctgcTCCAACAGGAGCTACAGCACCAATActgctctctctccccactAGACAATAAGACTGGGTACAGCCTGCAGGACTATGTGTGA